Part of the Plasmodium malariae genome assembly, chromosome: 9 genome is shown below.
atatattttggaaAATTCGATAACTTCTAATAggatatgtattattataataatattaaaatagtaGTAATTAATGTAGAAATCATATCTTTGTGCaataatttatcatatattatttataacacttacattatataatgcttcataatatatttaataattctcatttatataatatgacTGAATCTATAAAACAATTTCTAATtttagaataataaataaattataatgttttatttttgcttaatATCCTGTGGAAAtcacaatttttattaaagtttaATTTACGTCCATATTTGTACTTATAAAGTTTTTAAATTCTTCTGCTTAaacttttttgttaattaattatactagtttataaaaaattcaataaaaagaaataataaaaaattaaataagcaTATGGAAATTCTTtctttaaatgtattattattggTATAAAATTGCAGCATTAACATATCtctcaaattttttattaataaaaattcatatattttttagttacgaatttatttcatcacaaatatttatatgaattttgtaaaattcaTTTAAGTTAACCATTATGTAAACGTAATAATagaatgatgaaaatatgttttcTCCTATTTATTGGAAACATATAACTTTGCgcgaaatatataatgaacaaTATGCAACTGCagctaaaaataaaattagactaataaataaagattaTTTCCTTAAAAACAGGAACAACACTAATTATAAACCTAAATCTATacttatgaattatatattaaaagaattctttttcgtttttacttttacataaaaacagaaaattataaataagaaataattagTAGTGTTGAACATAAACTATGTGTATTAATATACGTCttctaaataatattataaactaatatatttataaaatataataaaaaacagcaaaaatatataatttatttatatattttcaatatattatatatttaatttattcttctaaaaatgaattaacaCCACAATTAAgcacaataataatatagcaGATACATTTAACTCCTCATATAACTGTAAAGATATGGAATCCAAAAGTTTGTATGTAATGACAAATAATTCATACTTAACAAAGATATCTTTCTATTTTAGATAacttcaaatttttattatgtaaacaAAACTAAATGTACATCataaaacttttttcattaactatgtcctataatatatttcttacaatacatattttatttaattaataaaaatagttcctttgataaaaataatacatatatacaggTCAAAGcaacaaaatatatgtatttcctttcattaaataataaataagacacatttgtttttaacagaaaactaataatatgttttccaaatagcaaaaaaaaattatttatctaGTACTAGAATAAgacaattaataaaaagtatcatttcatatatttcatatataaatgaacacattattttattaatattatacgAATTCTTgtgtgatatatattaattttaacgtACGAAAtgtttttctaaaaaattttttttaatacataaatatatatattagtccattatataaaattaaaatgaagtacaatttaaaattcacatttaaaaaaatcaaaattatcaaaattacaaaaagttaaaaacatatattttttgtgatGCGTATAAAAAGGATCACACATATTATGatttctttataaaatataaactattATGCCTATCCTTTCCAAGCTAATCaccaaatattttatagttattataaaaacaataaaaaacattttagaaaaaaatatatacctatTATGCGCTTACTCAGATatcaacttaattttttcatatttttcattattttttaaaatcctAGGAATcactattataattattatagataatataacaataagTAAGCCAAATAATACCGTAAAAACATAGGGTCCTGCTTTTGTAGCAGTATCATTGGAAAATAACAACTTGCGAACACTTTCCCTGCACTTCCAAACAGTTTAAATCCTTCTAATATGGCGTATGCTACTCCCACCAcgaataaaagaaaaaacagagTAACCCCAAATCCATAACTTCTAAACTTTGTTTTTTGTAAAGCTATATCACAAATTCTTCGATTTCTTTCAAcaatattatcataatctttttttgtgatccattttttttcaaaatggaaatgctttccatcaaacattccattattataatctataaTTTCAGTATAGTAACTTGCATTATTTAGCGATCTTCTATTcgattttttgttttttctattatcGTTTTCTCCACTAAATGGtatatcttcttttaaaCCTAAAATATTTGAGCACATTTCCTGCTTATGTTTTGCTAATGATCGAGAAtttgttgtatatatttttctaccAACGTCGTAATTCTCACcaaaatatttgttaaaagtaagctaataaattaagtaaataattattatttaaaataataaatagtgTATCACACTAAAAATACgtactttaaaaaaacaacaataaatatattaataatatatctatccttaaataatattataatacctCATAATCGTTAAAATAGCATATCCACGCCGAAAGGATAAACGAAGCAATTTTGACATATaagattattttaatattttgttccattttatagattttttatattctcatATACATAGTAagcataaaattaaaattaatataatatatatttaatgataaaggtactatatttatttttacaatttttttttattattttttcgtcACAACGTGATGAAATATagataattgtaataattttataacgAAGATCAAgaaaaatgattttaaatatatattatagaatatttatcttaattgtatttttaaaaaactaatttacgttaaaatataataatctgaattcattcataaatatccatgatacatatatcaattatttaatatagtagaaatataaaatttttatatttattagtctttatcataaaaagaaagatatatattttacttcatGATGTTCGTAAGTATTGAGTTTATCTAATATATAggatatatagaatataaaacatttagaatatatataatgtatcattttacattttaaaaaaataattgcaaaaattaatgaaattttttttttttttttttttatataattttaatctttttgctatttataaaatataatgaatattataataaattgaaaatgttaatattgtttacaatatattttgttatatcatTCGTATGagtttcaattttttataaactataatatacataataaattaa
Proteins encoded:
- the PmUG01_09010200 gene encoding fam-m protein yields the protein MEQNIKIILYVKIASFILSAWICYFNDYELTFNKYFGENYDVGRKIYTTNSRSLAKHKQEMCSNILGLKEDIPFSGENDNRKNKKSNRRSLNNASYYTEIIDYNNGMFDGKHFHFEKKWITKKDYDNIVERNRRICDIALQKTKFRSYGFGVTLFFLLFVVGVAYAILEGFKLFGSAGKVFASCYFPMILLQKQDPMFLRYYLAYLLLYYL